From Candidatus Acidiferrales bacterium, one genomic window encodes:
- a CDS encoding CPBP family glutamic-type intramembrane protease, translating into MAAELLIIYVALLLYIWKFQFRYPFSAAYILVFILLTILVHHDSGATLGTTHLMFWPAIRAILLPTLLLLGAQVVVGALLGTLHLPSLDSAGLHRLGRYFAWCLFQQFGLQSFFNNRLIFLVVNRRLSSFLIAILFASFHWPNPVLLPLTFVGGYFMADVFARHRNIIPLAAAQALLGSAVPSCFSRALHHNLRVGPGYYWPL; encoded by the coding sequence GTGGCCGCTGAGCTGCTGATCATTTACGTTGCCCTTCTCCTCTATATCTGGAAATTTCAGTTCCGCTATCCCTTCTCCGCGGCTTACATCCTTGTGTTTATCCTCCTGACCATTCTCGTTCATCACGACTCTGGTGCTACCCTGGGCACCACTCACCTCATGTTTTGGCCGGCCATCCGGGCTATTCTCTTGCCCACTCTTCTCCTCCTTGGCGCTCAGGTCGTTGTCGGCGCGCTGCTCGGCACGCTCCACCTTCCATCACTTGACTCGGCCGGACTTCACCGCCTGGGACGTTACTTTGCTTGGTGCCTCTTTCAGCAGTTCGGCCTCCAATCCTTTTTTAACAACCGGCTGATTTTCCTGGTGGTAAACCGCCGTCTCTCTTCCTTCCTTATCGCAATCCTCTTTGCATCCTTTCATTGGCCAAATCCGGTTCTGCTGCCTTTGACCTTCGTCGGCGGCTATTTCATGGCTGACGTCTTCGCCCGCCATCGCAACATCATTCCTCTTGCCGCGGCGCAAGCTCTTCTCGGCTCAGCCGTGCCGTCTTGCTTTTCGCGCGCTTTGCATCATAATCTACGTGTAGGTCCGGGCTATTACTGGCCCTTGTAA
- a CDS encoding HAD family hydrolase: MPKSKAKIARRAKEIKLLLMDADGVLTDGRIYLVPLSEGRVAEAKVFHSLDGAGLKLIRRAGIRTGVITGRRSEAMERRARELKMDFVSQGVEDKTKALGEILRTSGVTPKEVAYVGDDLGDLGPMKIVGLPMAVPNAVPEVRRAAAYVTRLAGGQGALREVVELILRSQGKWNRLAAALSGQDSRGRLR; this comes from the coding sequence ATGCCAAAGTCCAAAGCTAAAATCGCACGACGGGCGAAAGAAATCAAGCTGCTGCTGATGGATGCGGACGGCGTGCTGACTGACGGCCGCATTTACCTTGTGCCTCTTAGCGAGGGGAGGGTGGCGGAGGCAAAGGTCTTTCACTCGCTGGACGGAGCCGGTCTGAAGCTGATCCGACGAGCTGGCATCCGAACCGGGGTGATTACCGGCCGGCGCTCGGAGGCTATGGAACGGCGGGCACGCGAGTTGAAGATGGATTTTGTGAGCCAGGGTGTAGAAGACAAGACGAAGGCGCTCGGCGAGATTTTGCGGACGAGCGGGGTGACGCCAAAAGAGGTGGCCTATGTGGGGGACGATCTGGGCGATTTGGGGCCGATGAAGATTGTGGGTTTGCCCATGGCGGTGCCCAACGCGGTTCCAGAGGTAAGACGGGCGGCCGCCTACGTAACTCGTCTGGCAGGCGGGCAGGGAGCCTTGCGCGAAGTGGTCGAGCTAATTCTCCGAAGCCAGGGGAAGTGGAATAGGCTTGCGGCAGCGCTGTCGGGCCAGGATTCCAGGGGCCGCCTGCGCTAA
- a CDS encoding SRPBCC family protein, translating into MKKWVLIAVAVSVGLIAVVALIGALLPKNHLASRTVRFNQSPETLWEFLTNHPAEPSWRSDLARVEQLPDVNGHALWREVFKNGEVMTLETVEAIPPHRLVRRIADKSLPFGGSWTIEREKFDPGSRVTVMENGEVYNPIFRFVSRFIIGHTATIDRYLAMVGKKFGEEPKPEK; encoded by the coding sequence ATGAAAAAATGGGTCTTGATTGCAGTCGCCGTTTCGGTGGGTCTCATTGCCGTTGTTGCCCTTATTGGTGCCCTTCTCCCCAAGAACCACCTCGCTTCTCGCACCGTGCGCTTTAACCAATCGCCAGAGACGCTTTGGGAGTTCTTGACAAACCACCCCGCCGAGCCGTCCTGGCGCTCCGACTTGGCCCGTGTGGAACAACTCCCTGATGTGAACGGCCATGCCTTGTGGCGCGAGGTCTTCAAAAATGGAGAGGTTATGACACTGGAGACCGTCGAGGCCATCCCGCCCCACCGGTTGGTAAGGCGGATCGCCGATAAGAGCCTCCCGTTCGGCGGCAGTTGGACTATTGAGCGCGAAAAATTCGATCCTGGCAGCAGGGTTACGGTGATGGAGAACGGCGAGGTTTATAATCCGATCTTTCGCTTTGTGTCTCGTTTCATCATCGGCCATACGGCGACGATTGATCGGTACCTTGCGATGGTCGGGAAGAAGTTTGGCGAAGAGCCGAAGCCCGAGAAATAG